One window from the genome of Vanessa tameamea isolate UH-Manoa-2023 chromosome 13, ilVanTame1 primary haplotype, whole genome shotgun sequence encodes:
- the LOC113393744 gene encoding perilipin-4-like isoform X11 — protein MFSGIADKNLGAFRSIGEKTASLFERKKKDAEQIAQEKVAEAAHVVEEQVKKTGELVGGAEKTASDAANSAANAKHSAIDALDKELSKVSLAAGEAKDAADRALADGKKVVDTTKDTISTTVDNTKKAAESAINTAKDTVSHVVQSTIDTTQKTAQSTIESGKTYAASAKDSVVNTIQSTVDTTQKIGQSAVETGKSYAISAKDTTADAIQNTVDSTKKTGQTAFTASKDYVASAKDSVASTVQSTLDASKATAQPTFDSSKQYATSAKDTLVSNIQSTVDTTQKVANSALETGKDYATIARDTVSNTVVGAQKSAQSTFETGKSYVGGAKDTVASTFESTVDATQKTGQSALETGKSYATSAKDSVASSIQSTVDTTQKTAQSLFDSGKTYASSAKDSVASSIQSTVDTTQKTAQSLVDSGKSYASSAKDTVADAVNNTVEGTKSIANSTTETTKSYVESAKDSAQNSYQSALDFSKSYAFSAYDIGKSYLDSAKDTVASTVDSTVKAAHSSVETGKSYVDTAKDTVASSVHSTVDSTKTVAASALDKGSALIGGVKDTVASTVHSTVDTTKNVAASAVDKGVSLVETVKGTAASTVDATKNVAASVVDKSTSLIGSAKDTVASTVQSTVDSTKNVATSAVDKGASLVEAAKDTVASTVNTTVDATKSVAASAIDKGSSLVGSAKDTVASTLDTTKNVASTAVDKGLSFVGTAKDTVSNTVQNTLDSTKSVAGSVYDKSSSIVTGAKDTVTSSVGGRTGADEQTKTIIDNVKDIFSSKTEGAKDSAESSVNNVKETAQELDDTINATVDTTKKTAEEAKAQALRAAEDAKEKARLAAEAAKEEAKRAANAAVEESKKAAEKAAADASNAVQSTVDNTFKRVENAADQGLKNAGQVVDAKIKDADKFLNEKRDALVSNFSSAAHDGAEGAAGLLSKGLAAFPK, from the exons ACAAGAACCTTG GAGCGTTCCGAAGCATCGGAGAGAAGACAGCATCTCTCTTCGAGAGGAAGAAGAAGGATGCAGAACAGATCGCTCAGGAGAAAGTAGCAGAAGCTGCCCATGTTGTTGAAGAACAAGTTAAGAAGACCGGAGAACTCGTCGGCGGGGCTGAGAAGACGGCGTCTGATGCTGCTAACTCCG CTGCAAACGCGAAACACTCGGCGATTGACGCGCTGGATAAAGAATTGTCGAAAGTTTCGCTTGCTGCCGGTGAAGCTAAGGATGCTGCCGACAGAGCCTTAGCCGATGGGAAGAAGGTGGTCGACACTACTAAAG atACTATTTCAACAACAGTAGATAATACGAAAAAGGCAGCTGAATCAGCTATAAACACAGCTAAAG ATACAGTATCACATGTAGTTCAAAGCACAATAGATACAACACAAAAAACTGCACAATCAACAATAGAATCTGGGAAGACGTACGCAGCTAGTGCTAAAG ATTCAGTAGTGAACACAATTCAAAGCACTGTTGATACCACGCAAAAAATAGGACAATCCGCTGTAGAAACTGGCAAATCCTACGCTATAAGTGCTAAAG ATACAACAGCTGATGCAATTCAAAATACGGTGGATAGCACTAAAAAAACAGGCCAAACTGCATTCACAGCTAGCAAAGATTACGTTGCTTCTGCGAAAG ATTCAGTAGCAAGTACCGTACAAAGTACATTAGATGCATCAAAGGCCACAGCACAACCTACGTTTGATTCTAGCAAACAATATGCTACAAGTGCGAAAG aTACACTTGTAAGTAATATTCAAAGCACAGTAGACACAACACAAAAAGTAGCTAATTCCGCACTTGAAACAGGCAAAGATTATGCAACGATTGCAAGAG ATACAGTGTCAAACACTGTAGTAGGTGCACAAAAAAGTGCTCAGTCAACCTTCGAAACCGGCAAATCTTATGTCGGCGGTGCCAAag aTACAGTAGCAAGTACGTTTGAAAGTACAGTAGATGCTACACAAAAAACAGGTCAATCTGCGCTTGAAACAGGGAAATCCTACGCCACAAGCGCAAAAG attcTGTTGCAAGTAGCATTCAAAGCACTGTTGACACAACACAAAAAACAGCACAGTCTCTTTTTGATTCTGGTAAAACATATGCATCTAGTGCTAAAG ATTCTGTTGCAAGTAGTATTCAAAGCACTGTTGACACAACACAAAAAACAGCACAGTCGCTTGTTGATTCTGGTAAATCATACGCTTCTAGTGCCAAAG ATACTGTAGCAGATGCGGTTAATAATACGGTTGAAGGAACCAAAAGTATCGCTAATTCAACTACAGAAACGACTAAATCGTACGTGGAAAGCGCTAAAG ATTCAGCCCAAAACTCATATCAATCTGCATTGGATTTCTCGAAGAGTTATGCGTTTTCTGCTTACGATATCGGAAAATCTTACCTAGATAGTGCTAAAG ATACAGTAGCGAGTACAGTAGATAGTACAGTGAAAGCTGCTCATAGTTCTGTCGAAACAGGAAAATCTTATGTGGATACAGCCAAAG ATACCGTAGCGAGCTCCGTTCATTCAACTGTTGATAGTACTAAAACTGTAGCGGCATCAGCGCTTGATAAAGGTTCAGCTTTGATAGGAGGCGTTAAAG ATACAGTAGCAAGTACTGTGCACTCAACAGTAGATACAACAAAAAATGTAGCAGCATCCGCTGTAGATAAGGGAGTTTCGCTAGTAGAAACCGTAAAAG GTACCGCTGCAAGTACTGTAGATGCAACTAAAAATGTTGCTGCGTCTGTTGTTGATAAGAGCACATCACTTATAGGAAGCGCTAAAG ATACTGTAGCAAGCACTGTTCAATCCACTGTCGATTCAACTAAAAACGTTGCAACATCTGCTGTCGATAAAGGCGCTTCATTAGTAGAGGCTGCTAAAG ACACTGTAGCGAGCACTGTTAATACTACTGTAGACGCAACTAAGAGCGTAGCAGCATCAGCTATCGATAAAGGATCATCCCTTGTAGGATCAGCTAAAG ATACTGTAGCCAGTACATTAGATACAACCAAAAATGTTGCCTCAACGGCTGTAGATAAGGGCCTTTCGTTTGTCGGTACTGCTAAAG atacCGTATCAAATACAGTTCAAAATACATTAGACTCAACCAAGAGTGTAGCTGGATCGGTTTATGATAAGAGCTCTTCAATTGTGACCGGCGCTAAAG ATACAGTAACGTCCTCGGTGGGGGGCAGGACTGGTGCTGATGAACAAACTAAAACTATTATTGATAATGTTAAAG ATATATTCTCAAGCAAGACCGAAGGTGCAAAAGATTCTGCTGAATCGTCAGTAAATAATGTTAAGGAAACCGCCCAGGAATTAGACG ACACAATCAACGCTACAGTAGACACGACGAAGAAGACTGCAGAAGAAGCCAAGGCTCAGGCTCTGAGAGCCGCTGAAGACGCAAAGGAGAAGGCTAGATTAGCCGCTGAGGCCGCTAAAGAGGAGGCTAAGAGGGCTGCCA ATGCTGCCGTTGAAGAGTCTAAGAAAGCGGCCGAGAAGGCGGCGGCGGATGCCAGTAACGCCGTGCAGAGCACCGTCGACAACACCTTCAAGAGAGTAGAGAACGCTGCTGACCAGGGCTTGAAGAACGCGGGACAAGTAGTCGACGCTAAAATCAAGGACGCCGACAAGTTCTTGAACGAGAAACGTGACGCG CTGGTATCAAACTTTTCGAGCGCAGCGCACGACGGAGCCGAAGGCGCTGCGGGTTTGCTTAGCAAGGGACTGGCTGCCTTCCCCAAATAA
- the LOC113393744 gene encoding perilipin-4-like isoform X5, which translates to MFSGIADKNLGAFRSIGEKTASLFERKKKDAEQIAQEKVAEAAHVVEEQVKKTGELVGGAEKTASDAANSAANAKHSAIDALDKELSKVSLAAGEAKDAADRALADGKKVVDTTKDTISTTVDNTKKAAESAINTAKDTVSHVVQSTIDTTQKTAQSTIESGKTYAASAKDSVVNTIQSTVDTTQKIGQSAVETGKSYAISAKDTTADAIQNTVDSTKKTGQTAFTASKDYVASAKDSVASTVQSTLDASKATAQPTFDSSKQYATSAKDTLVSNIQSTVDTTQKVANSALETGKDYATIARDTVSNTVVGAQKSAQSTFETGKSYVGGAKDTVASTFESTVDATQKTGQSALETGKSYATSAKDSVASSIQSTVDTTQKTAQSLFDSGKTYASSAKDSVASSIQSTVDTTQKTAQSLVDSGKSYASSAKDTVADAVNNTVEGTKSIANSTTETTKSYVESAKDTVASTVDSTVKAAHSSVETGKSYVDTAKDTVASSVHSTVDSTKTVAASALDKGSALIGGVKDTVASTVHSTVDTTKNVAASAVDKGVSLVETVKGTAASTVDATKNVAASVVDKSTSLIGSAKDNLASTIHTTVDTTKNVAASAFDKGSSLVGSAKDTVASTVQSTVDSTKNVATSAVDKGASLVEAAKGTVASTIDTTKNVASSAVDKGFSIVGTAKDTVASTVNTTVDATKSVAASAIDKGSSLVGSAKDTVASTLDTTKNVASTAVDKGLSFVGTAKDTVSNTVQNTLDSTKSVAGSVYDKSSSIVTGAKDTVTSSVGGRTGADEQTKTIIDNVKDIFSSKTEGAKDSAESSVNNVKETAQELDDTINATVDTTKKTAEEAKAQALRAAEDAKEKARLAAEAAKEEAKRAANAAVEESKKAAEKAAADASNAVQSTVDNTFKRVENAADQGLKNAGQVVDAKIKDADKFLNEKRDALVSNFSSAAHDGAEGAAGLLSKGLAAFPK; encoded by the exons ACAAGAACCTTG GAGCGTTCCGAAGCATCGGAGAGAAGACAGCATCTCTCTTCGAGAGGAAGAAGAAGGATGCAGAACAGATCGCTCAGGAGAAAGTAGCAGAAGCTGCCCATGTTGTTGAAGAACAAGTTAAGAAGACCGGAGAACTCGTCGGCGGGGCTGAGAAGACGGCGTCTGATGCTGCTAACTCCG CTGCAAACGCGAAACACTCGGCGATTGACGCGCTGGATAAAGAATTGTCGAAAGTTTCGCTTGCTGCCGGTGAAGCTAAGGATGCTGCCGACAGAGCCTTAGCCGATGGGAAGAAGGTGGTCGACACTACTAAAG atACTATTTCAACAACAGTAGATAATACGAAAAAGGCAGCTGAATCAGCTATAAACACAGCTAAAG ATACAGTATCACATGTAGTTCAAAGCACAATAGATACAACACAAAAAACTGCACAATCAACAATAGAATCTGGGAAGACGTACGCAGCTAGTGCTAAAG ATTCAGTAGTGAACACAATTCAAAGCACTGTTGATACCACGCAAAAAATAGGACAATCCGCTGTAGAAACTGGCAAATCCTACGCTATAAGTGCTAAAG ATACAACAGCTGATGCAATTCAAAATACGGTGGATAGCACTAAAAAAACAGGCCAAACTGCATTCACAGCTAGCAAAGATTACGTTGCTTCTGCGAAAG ATTCAGTAGCAAGTACCGTACAAAGTACATTAGATGCATCAAAGGCCACAGCACAACCTACGTTTGATTCTAGCAAACAATATGCTACAAGTGCGAAAG aTACACTTGTAAGTAATATTCAAAGCACAGTAGACACAACACAAAAAGTAGCTAATTCCGCACTTGAAACAGGCAAAGATTATGCAACGATTGCAAGAG ATACAGTGTCAAACACTGTAGTAGGTGCACAAAAAAGTGCTCAGTCAACCTTCGAAACCGGCAAATCTTATGTCGGCGGTGCCAAag aTACAGTAGCAAGTACGTTTGAAAGTACAGTAGATGCTACACAAAAAACAGGTCAATCTGCGCTTGAAACAGGGAAATCCTACGCCACAAGCGCAAAAG attcTGTTGCAAGTAGCATTCAAAGCACTGTTGACACAACACAAAAAACAGCACAGTCTCTTTTTGATTCTGGTAAAACATATGCATCTAGTGCTAAAG ATTCTGTTGCAAGTAGTATTCAAAGCACTGTTGACACAACACAAAAAACAGCACAGTCGCTTGTTGATTCTGGTAAATCATACGCTTCTAGTGCCAAAG ATACTGTAGCAGATGCGGTTAATAATACGGTTGAAGGAACCAAAAGTATCGCTAATTCAACTACAGAAACGACTAAATCGTACGTGGAAAGCGCTAAAG ATACAGTAGCGAGTACAGTAGATAGTACAGTGAAAGCTGCTCATAGTTCTGTCGAAACAGGAAAATCTTATGTGGATACAGCCAAAG ATACCGTAGCGAGCTCCGTTCATTCAACTGTTGATAGTACTAAAACTGTAGCGGCATCAGCGCTTGATAAAGGTTCAGCTTTGATAGGAGGCGTTAAAG ATACAGTAGCAAGTACTGTGCACTCAACAGTAGATACAACAAAAAATGTAGCAGCATCCGCTGTAGATAAGGGAGTTTCGCTAGTAGAAACCGTAAAAG GTACCGCTGCAAGTACTGTAGATGCAACTAAAAATGTTGCTGCGTCTGTTGTTGATAAGAGCACATCACTTATAGGAAGCGCTAAAG ATAATCTAGCAAGCACCATACACACGACAGTAGATACCACTAAAAATGTAGCAGCGTCAGCTTTCGATAAAGGCTCATCATTAGTAGGATCAGCTAAag ATACTGTAGCAAGCACTGTTCAATCCACTGTCGATTCAACTAAAAACGTTGCAACATCTGCTGTCGATAAAGGCGCTTCATTAGTAGAGGCTGCTAAAG GAACCGTGGCAAGCACAATAGACACCACGAAAAATGTCGCATCATCCGCAGTAGATAAAGGTTTTTCTATAGTTGGCACAGCTAAAG ACACTGTAGCGAGCACTGTTAATACTACTGTAGACGCAACTAAGAGCGTAGCAGCATCAGCTATCGATAAAGGATCATCCCTTGTAGGATCAGCTAAAG ATACTGTAGCCAGTACATTAGATACAACCAAAAATGTTGCCTCAACGGCTGTAGATAAGGGCCTTTCGTTTGTCGGTACTGCTAAAG atacCGTATCAAATACAGTTCAAAATACATTAGACTCAACCAAGAGTGTAGCTGGATCGGTTTATGATAAGAGCTCTTCAATTGTGACCGGCGCTAAAG ATACAGTAACGTCCTCGGTGGGGGGCAGGACTGGTGCTGATGAACAAACTAAAACTATTATTGATAATGTTAAAG ATATATTCTCAAGCAAGACCGAAGGTGCAAAAGATTCTGCTGAATCGTCAGTAAATAATGTTAAGGAAACCGCCCAGGAATTAGACG ACACAATCAACGCTACAGTAGACACGACGAAGAAGACTGCAGAAGAAGCCAAGGCTCAGGCTCTGAGAGCCGCTGAAGACGCAAAGGAGAAGGCTAGATTAGCCGCTGAGGCCGCTAAAGAGGAGGCTAAGAGGGCTGCCA ATGCTGCCGTTGAAGAGTCTAAGAAAGCGGCCGAGAAGGCGGCGGCGGATGCCAGTAACGCCGTGCAGAGCACCGTCGACAACACCTTCAAGAGAGTAGAGAACGCTGCTGACCAGGGCTTGAAGAACGCGGGACAAGTAGTCGACGCTAAAATCAAGGACGCCGACAAGTTCTTGAACGAGAAACGTGACGCG CTGGTATCAAACTTTTCGAGCGCAGCGCACGACGGAGCCGAAGGCGCTGCGGGTTTGCTTAGCAAGGGACTGGCTGCCTTCCCCAAATAA
- the LOC113393744 gene encoding perilipin-4-like isoform X1, whose amino-acid sequence MFSGIADKNLGAFRSIGEKTASLFERKKKDAEQIAQEKVAEAAHVVEEQVKKTGELVGGAEKTASDAANSAANAKHSAIDALDKELSKVSLAAGEAKDAADRALADGKKVVDTTKDTISTTVDNTKKAAESAINTAKDTVSHVVQSTIDTTQKTAQSTIESGKTYAASAKDSVVNTIQSTVDTTQKIGQSAVETGKSYAISAKDTTADAIQNTVDSTKKTGQTAFTASKDYVASAKDSVASTVQSTLDASKATAQPTFDSSKQYATSAKDTLVSNIQSTVDTTQKVANSALETGKDYATIARDTVSNTVVGAQKSAQSTFETGKSYVGGAKDTVASTFESTVDATQKTGQSALETGKSYATSAKDSVASSIQSTVDTTQKTAQSLFDSGKTYASSAKDSVASSIQSTVDTTQKTAQSLVDSGKSYASSAKDTVADAVNNTVEGTKSIANSTTETTKSYVESAKDSAQNSYQSALDFSKSYAFSAYDIGKSYLDSAKDTVASTVDSTVKAAHSSVETGKSYVDTAKDTVASSVHSTVDSTKTVAASALDKGSALIGGVKDTVASTVHSTVDTTKNVAASAVDKGVSLVETVKGTAASTVDATKNVAASVVDKSTSLIGSAKDNLASTIHTTVDTTKNVAASAFDKGSSLVGSAKDTVASTVQSTVDSTKNVATSAVDKGASLVEAAKGTVASTIDTTKNVASSAVDKGFSIVGTAKDTVASTVNTTVDATKSVAASAIDKGSSLVGSAKDTVASTLDTTKNVASTAVDKGLSFVGTAKDTVSNTVQNTLDSTKSVAGSVYDKSSSIVTGAKDTVTSSVGGRTGADEQTKTIIDNVKDIFSSKTEGAKDSAESSVNNVKETAQELDDTINATVDTTKKTAEEAKAQALRAAEDAKEKARLAAEAAKEEAKRAANAAVEESKKAAEKAAADASNAVQSTVDNTFKRVENAADQGLKNAGQVVDAKIKDADKFLNEKRDALVSNFSSAAHDGAEGAAGLLSKGLAAFPK is encoded by the exons ACAAGAACCTTG GAGCGTTCCGAAGCATCGGAGAGAAGACAGCATCTCTCTTCGAGAGGAAGAAGAAGGATGCAGAACAGATCGCTCAGGAGAAAGTAGCAGAAGCTGCCCATGTTGTTGAAGAACAAGTTAAGAAGACCGGAGAACTCGTCGGCGGGGCTGAGAAGACGGCGTCTGATGCTGCTAACTCCG CTGCAAACGCGAAACACTCGGCGATTGACGCGCTGGATAAAGAATTGTCGAAAGTTTCGCTTGCTGCCGGTGAAGCTAAGGATGCTGCCGACAGAGCCTTAGCCGATGGGAAGAAGGTGGTCGACACTACTAAAG atACTATTTCAACAACAGTAGATAATACGAAAAAGGCAGCTGAATCAGCTATAAACACAGCTAAAG ATACAGTATCACATGTAGTTCAAAGCACAATAGATACAACACAAAAAACTGCACAATCAACAATAGAATCTGGGAAGACGTACGCAGCTAGTGCTAAAG ATTCAGTAGTGAACACAATTCAAAGCACTGTTGATACCACGCAAAAAATAGGACAATCCGCTGTAGAAACTGGCAAATCCTACGCTATAAGTGCTAAAG ATACAACAGCTGATGCAATTCAAAATACGGTGGATAGCACTAAAAAAACAGGCCAAACTGCATTCACAGCTAGCAAAGATTACGTTGCTTCTGCGAAAG ATTCAGTAGCAAGTACCGTACAAAGTACATTAGATGCATCAAAGGCCACAGCACAACCTACGTTTGATTCTAGCAAACAATATGCTACAAGTGCGAAAG aTACACTTGTAAGTAATATTCAAAGCACAGTAGACACAACACAAAAAGTAGCTAATTCCGCACTTGAAACAGGCAAAGATTATGCAACGATTGCAAGAG ATACAGTGTCAAACACTGTAGTAGGTGCACAAAAAAGTGCTCAGTCAACCTTCGAAACCGGCAAATCTTATGTCGGCGGTGCCAAag aTACAGTAGCAAGTACGTTTGAAAGTACAGTAGATGCTACACAAAAAACAGGTCAATCTGCGCTTGAAACAGGGAAATCCTACGCCACAAGCGCAAAAG attcTGTTGCAAGTAGCATTCAAAGCACTGTTGACACAACACAAAAAACAGCACAGTCTCTTTTTGATTCTGGTAAAACATATGCATCTAGTGCTAAAG ATTCTGTTGCAAGTAGTATTCAAAGCACTGTTGACACAACACAAAAAACAGCACAGTCGCTTGTTGATTCTGGTAAATCATACGCTTCTAGTGCCAAAG ATACTGTAGCAGATGCGGTTAATAATACGGTTGAAGGAACCAAAAGTATCGCTAATTCAACTACAGAAACGACTAAATCGTACGTGGAAAGCGCTAAAG ATTCAGCCCAAAACTCATATCAATCTGCATTGGATTTCTCGAAGAGTTATGCGTTTTCTGCTTACGATATCGGAAAATCTTACCTAGATAGTGCTAAAG ATACAGTAGCGAGTACAGTAGATAGTACAGTGAAAGCTGCTCATAGTTCTGTCGAAACAGGAAAATCTTATGTGGATACAGCCAAAG ATACCGTAGCGAGCTCCGTTCATTCAACTGTTGATAGTACTAAAACTGTAGCGGCATCAGCGCTTGATAAAGGTTCAGCTTTGATAGGAGGCGTTAAAG ATACAGTAGCAAGTACTGTGCACTCAACAGTAGATACAACAAAAAATGTAGCAGCATCCGCTGTAGATAAGGGAGTTTCGCTAGTAGAAACCGTAAAAG GTACCGCTGCAAGTACTGTAGATGCAACTAAAAATGTTGCTGCGTCTGTTGTTGATAAGAGCACATCACTTATAGGAAGCGCTAAAG ATAATCTAGCAAGCACCATACACACGACAGTAGATACCACTAAAAATGTAGCAGCGTCAGCTTTCGATAAAGGCTCATCATTAGTAGGATCAGCTAAag ATACTGTAGCAAGCACTGTTCAATCCACTGTCGATTCAACTAAAAACGTTGCAACATCTGCTGTCGATAAAGGCGCTTCATTAGTAGAGGCTGCTAAAG GAACCGTGGCAAGCACAATAGACACCACGAAAAATGTCGCATCATCCGCAGTAGATAAAGGTTTTTCTATAGTTGGCACAGCTAAAG ACACTGTAGCGAGCACTGTTAATACTACTGTAGACGCAACTAAGAGCGTAGCAGCATCAGCTATCGATAAAGGATCATCCCTTGTAGGATCAGCTAAAG ATACTGTAGCCAGTACATTAGATACAACCAAAAATGTTGCCTCAACGGCTGTAGATAAGGGCCTTTCGTTTGTCGGTACTGCTAAAG atacCGTATCAAATACAGTTCAAAATACATTAGACTCAACCAAGAGTGTAGCTGGATCGGTTTATGATAAGAGCTCTTCAATTGTGACCGGCGCTAAAG ATACAGTAACGTCCTCGGTGGGGGGCAGGACTGGTGCTGATGAACAAACTAAAACTATTATTGATAATGTTAAAG ATATATTCTCAAGCAAGACCGAAGGTGCAAAAGATTCTGCTGAATCGTCAGTAAATAATGTTAAGGAAACCGCCCAGGAATTAGACG ACACAATCAACGCTACAGTAGACACGACGAAGAAGACTGCAGAAGAAGCCAAGGCTCAGGCTCTGAGAGCCGCTGAAGACGCAAAGGAGAAGGCTAGATTAGCCGCTGAGGCCGCTAAAGAGGAGGCTAAGAGGGCTGCCA ATGCTGCCGTTGAAGAGTCTAAGAAAGCGGCCGAGAAGGCGGCGGCGGATGCCAGTAACGCCGTGCAGAGCACCGTCGACAACACCTTCAAGAGAGTAGAGAACGCTGCTGACCAGGGCTTGAAGAACGCGGGACAAGTAGTCGACGCTAAAATCAAGGACGCCGACAAGTTCTTGAACGAGAAACGTGACGCG CTGGTATCAAACTTTTCGAGCGCAGCGCACGACGGAGCCGAAGGCGCTGCGGGTTTGCTTAGCAAGGGACTGGCTGCCTTCCCCAAATAA